Genomic window (Vibrio sp. NTOU-M3):
TCACTTAGAATTGAGCACGTGAGATCATGAGCAGCGGAAAAATCCTCACTAATCACGCAAGCAAAGTGTTCATCATCCAAAGGTCGGTCAATTGCGATCACCGGAGTGCCACTCTCTTGCAGTTTTAAGTAAAATTCACTTGCTTCAACAATGCAGCTTGCGACAAACAATGCATCAACTTTTCTGCTCACTAATGCTTGTACAACCGATTTTTCTATTTCTGGATTATCGTCAGAACAACCGATTAAAATTTGATAACCTGCCGCGCGAGAACTATGCTCCAGCAACTTTGCTAGCTTGGCATAACTCGTATTTTCTAAATCGGGAATAATTAGGCCAAAAGATCGGCTATTCCCTGCTCTTAATGTGCTTGCTGCAAGATCCGGACGATAATTGTGAGCATTGACCACATCCATCACTTTCGCTTGGGTTTTAGCACTAATACGATACTTTTGCGCTTTGCCATTGATCACGTAACTAGCGGTTGTTTTAGATACACCGGCTAATTTCGCAACTTCATCTAGTGTCATATTTCCTGCCTTGAACTGTGCTTCGGATCAAAAATCCATCACAAGGATCTTGTGAATATTTGCATTATAAGCTGAAACGTTTCAGCATAAAAGCTGAAAGGATTCAGCAAAATGTATTTTGTGAGATAGATAGAGTTTACTTATCAGTTATCATTTCACTTCGGTGTAAAAACAAACAACACACCACAATGCTGAATCGATTTAGCAAATTAGAATATGCAATAGATAACGAATGATTTAGAGGCACTTATGCTCAAACTTTCCCAAAACGATATCACTCTAAACTTAAATTATAACGACAAGTTTAAAGCCATCGACGCCCTTGCCGAGCAACTTCAGAGTCGTGGATTTGTTGCATCAGGTTATGTCGAAGGTATGCAAGAACGTGAAAGCCAAAATTCAACCTATTTAGGTAATGGCATTGCAATTCCTCACGGTACAACTCAAACACGAGATCTTGTTATTCAAACTGGAGTAACTATCCAGCAATTTCCTCAAGGTATTGATTGGGGAGATGGTAATACGGTTTATTTGGCAATTGGTATTGCTGCAAAATCAGATGAACACTTAGAAATTTTAAAACAATTAACCAAAGTGTTATCGGCAGATGGTGTAGAGCACACTCTCAAACATGCAAAAGATGAACAAACCATTCTCAACTTGCTCAACGGAGATTCATCAACTACTTGTGAAATCATGGATGGTGACTTAATCCAACTTGGTTTCCCTGCTACACAGTGGATTCAAATTGTTGCAACTGCTGGTGGTTTGCTGAAAAACAAAGGCGCGGTAGAAAATTCATTTATTAGCAACATTATGGATAAACGCCCTACTCACTTAGGTAAAGGACTTTGGTTAGTCACCTCAAATGAAGGTGTGATTCAGACAAAATGTGCGTTGGTCACCACTTCCGAGCCTTGTACTTTTGATAGTAAACATGTCACTGGATTACTTGCTATTGCAGCTTGTGACCATTCTCATACCCAACTACTTTCCGCTCTTACCGACTTGGTTCAAAGCAACCGTCAAGAAGAGTTGATGTTAGGAGATAAAGAAAAGGTCCTCTCTTTTGTTAGTTCTAATGAGACACCGTCCAATGCCCAAGAAATAAATGAGTTAGACACAATTAAAGCCACATTTAAAATCAAAAATGCACACGGATTACATGCACGCCCAGGCGCGATGCTCGTGGCCGAAGCTAAAAAGTTTGATTCTGCAATTACCGTTAGCAATATCACATCAGATGGTAATCATTTTGTAAACGCAAAGAGCCTAATGAAAGTAATCGCACTTGGCGTTAAGCAAGGCCATGAACTTGAGTTCATCGCGAGTGGTAATGATGCCGAACAAGCCATCAGCGCAATTGGGCAAGCCATCAATTCTGGCTTAGGTGAAGGTTGAGGTGAATGCAATGACAAATAAAGTAGTCACCATCACATTAAACCCTGCCTTAGATTTGACAGGTTCACTTGATGTTTTAAATCAAGGCTCGGTCAGTCTTGTAAACAGCAGTAACCTCCACGCTGCTGGCAAAGGGGTCAATGTTGCAAAGGTATTATCCGATTTGGGCGCACAAGTCACAGTGACCGGCTTTTTAGGCGCTGACAACCCTGAAATGTTCCAATATCTTTTCGGTACTATCGGTGCGACTGATCGTTTTGTTCAAGTCAAAGGCGCCACTCGAATTAACGTTAAATTGGTTGAGTCCAATGGCACTGTTAGTGACATCAATTTCCCCGGCATCACCGTCAATGAATCAGACATCGCTGTATTTGAATCAGTGTTAGAAGAACTCAGCCAAAACCACGATTATTTTGTCTTTGCGGGAAGCTTACCCAGCGGCCTCTCCCCTGAGCGCTGTGCAAAATGGATTAAAACACTAAACGCTAAAGGCAAAAAGGTGCTCTTTGACTCCAGCCGTGATGCTTTAAAAGTGGGATTAGACGCTTCTCCTTGGTTGATCAAGCCAAACGATGAAGAGCTATCTCAGCTCTTAAATACTCCTGTAAATAATGAAGCTGACTGTCAATCTGCGGCAAAGCAACTCGCAGATAAGGACATAGATAACATTGTAATTTCAATGGGAGCAAAAGGTGTTATGTGGCTCCATGATAACGAATGGTACGCAGCAACACCTCCAAAGATGGATGTTGTTAGTACTGTTGGCGCAGGAGATACCCTTGTTGCCGGACTGTGTTGGGGACATATGCAAGCAATGGAAAAATCAAACCTACTCTCTTTTGCTACGGCGTTATCCGCCCTAGCCGTAACTCAAGTTGGAGTGGGAGTAAACAATATAAATCAAGTAGAAAACCTACAAAATAAGATAAACATCAGAAGGCTTTCTTAATCACAAGTACATGGACAAAAGGTCGAGATATATGAATATTGCGATTATCACAGCGTGCCCTAGCGGTGTGGCGAATAGCATCATCGCTGCGGGGTTAATGGAAAAAGCAGCAAAGGAGCTTAACTGGCAAGCACATATAGAATGTCAGTCAAGTGTCGTTGACAATCAGATCTTAACGAATGAACAGATAGAACAATCGGACATTGTGCTTATTGTTGCTAGCACAGATGTTGACGAGACTCGTTTTATTGGTAAGCAAGTCTATCGTGCAACAATACAACAGTGCATTGACGACCCTAAAGGACTGCTTAAAACCGCCGTATCTAAAGCTGAAGTACTTGAACAAGTGCATGCAACAAAAACGGACAAGTTGACGAATGATAAAAAAAATATCGTCGCTATTACCGCTTGTCCGACTGGTGTTGCACACACATTTATGGCTGCAGAAGCGTTGCTGGAAGAAGGTCAACGTCGCGGCCACAACATCAAAGTAGAAACACGTGGCTCTGTCGGTGCCAAAAACCAGTTGACTGAGCAAGATATCGAGCAAGCTGATATCGTCATTGTAGCCGCAGATATTGACGTACCACTGGAGCGTTTTTCAGGTAAAAAACTGTATAGAACTCAAACCGGTCCTGCTCTTAAGAAAACGGCAGAGGAAATGGATAAAGCCTTCGAAATGGCGACTGTTTATCAATCCAACAATTCCGCGACTGAATCATCCGTAGAAGAAAAGAAAGGCGTTTATAAACACTTAATGACCGGCGTTTCTCATATGTTGCCAGTGGTTGTTGCAGGTGGTTTGATCATTGCCCTGTCTTTCGTATTTGGCATTGAAGCGTTTAAAGAAGAAGGTACATTAGCGGCAGCACTGATGACAATTGGTGGCGGTTCAGCCTTTGCACTCATGATCCCTGTCCTTGCAGGATTTATTGCCTTTTCTATCGCTGACCGTCCCGGTTTAGCACCAGGTTTGATTGGTGGTATGCTGGCAAGCTCTACTGGCGCCGGCTTCCTAGGCGGTATTGCTGCTGGTTTTATTGCAGGTTACTCAGCTAAGTTTATTGCGGACAAGGTCAGCTTGCCTCAATCAATGGAAGCATTAAAACCGATCCTAATTATTCCATTTGTTGCCAGTTTGTTTACCGGTTTGGTAATGATTTATATTGTTGGTGGCCCAGTTTCAAGCATCATGGGTGCGATGACTGAGTTTTTGAACAATATGGGTTCCGCTAATGCAGTACTACTCGGTGTTATCTTAGGCGCGATGATGTGCTTCGACTTAGGTGGCCCAGTGAATAAAGCTGCCTATACATTTGGCGTAGGTTTACTCGCATCACAAACCTATGCTCCAATGGCTGCAATTATGGCTGCGGGTATGGTTCCAGCATTAGGGATGGGGCTTGCTACATTCTTAGCGAAGAGCAAATTTGATGCTGGTGAGCGTGAAGCTGGAAAAGCATCGTTTGTCCTTGGGTTGTGCTTTATCTCTGAAGGTGCGATTCCTTTTGCGGCAAAAGATCCAATGCGTGTCATTCCCGCTTGTATGCTAGGTGGTGCGATCACCGGTGCGTTATCCATGCTTATTGGCGCTAAACTCATGGCTCCTCATGGTGGATTATTTGTGTTACTTATTCCAAACGCGATCACACCTGTGTTTATGTACCTAGTCGCTATCGCAGTCGGTACCGCCGTAACAGGATTTGGTTACGCGTTTATCAAAGCACGTGATGGGCAAAAGACTTCAGTTGCCACACAATAGCAAGACTAAACTTTTGATTGATGGGTATCACAATTTGTGATGCCCATTTTTTTATGGCACGTTATTCCATGTGGCTCACGGTATCTATCTCGTAATTGTGTAAAACTGTTACTTGGTTTCCAAATTTTTGTCGTGATGCAACTTCGAATTACACGTACTTTATCTCAGTTTATTTTTGTCTTTATTGGGCTAAGCTTTGTTCCCACCCTTTATTTCATTAACGAATTACAGAAAATCAAACAAGATGCCTATCAAAAGGTTGAACAAAGTGAACGCACAAAGCTTGAATTTGCAAAAACTGAACTTACTACTCTCTTCTCTCAGGCTGCAATAACAGCGAGAGAGCTTGCCACTGCCGGGGCATTAAACCGTACGATTCTCTCTCCGACACCCGAAAACATCGATACTGTCGAAGAGTTCTGGCTGCTCGTTGCTCGAACAAAAAAGCTTTACGCCACACTACGTTATATTGATGAGCAAGGTAATGAAGTCATCAGAATCAACAAAAATGACAACATCACCGAAATTGTCGCTAAAGACAGATTACAAGATCAGTCTGCTTACGATTATTTTCGATTTGCACAAGCTCAGACTGCGAATCAACTGAGCCTCAACGGCATTCATTTAAAGACCGAAAAACAAAAACTATTGGGCAAGAATAAACCCTCACTACAATTTATTTTTCCCATTGAAATTGCTGGCAAACGGCGTGGCTATTTTGTTGCTGATCTGAACTTTGATTACCTTTATCGGATGTTAGCGTACAACGGAGACCTTAATGAAAGGCCTGATGTTTTCGAAGGCTCAGGTAACCTTGTTCTATCTCGAGAAAATAACAATATTTCCGCAAATCAATACGTGTCCTTGTCGCATTACCTTCCAAGCTTATGGCAATCAATCAATACTTCAAATCAGGGAACCATCCATGAAGAAGATGTCTGGTATTCTTTCACTAAAGCCTTATTGAAAACCGAGAATGACTCTCTTGAAATAATTTTAATTAACAGCGCTGATCAGAGCGAAATTACTGGCCTTTACTATGCCAGTTTATCTGACTTGTTTTTGCTTGCGGGAAGCATCTATCTAACCACACTTTTTATTACGTTTAGCTTTATAACTTGGAATTATCACCACCAAAAAAATAGCTTAGAAAGTCAAATCGCTCGGGCGGCAATGAATGGTATGTCTGCCATGGTGATCACAGATAGAAACAACAGAATAATCAGAGTGAATGAAGAGTTCATTCGAGTGAGCGGCTTTAAAGAAGATGAAGTTGTTGGGAAGCAACCCTCTATATTTTCATCAGGAAAACACAATCAAGAGTTTTACATTAAGTTGTGGAAAGAACTTGAACTAAAAGGGTTATGGGAAGGTGAAGTTGTCAACCGACGTAAAGACGGCTCCCTAATTACCGAAATCTTACGTATACAAACGGTTAAAGACACGTTCGGGACAATACAGTTTTATGTTGCGTCTTTTGTTGATATTTCACATCGAAAAGAACTCGAAATACGGCTAAAAGAACTGAGTGAGAAA
Coding sequences:
- the fruB gene encoding fused PTS fructose transporter subunit IIA/HPr protein, with the translated sequence MLKLSQNDITLNLNYNDKFKAIDALAEQLQSRGFVASGYVEGMQERESQNSTYLGNGIAIPHGTTQTRDLVIQTGVTIQQFPQGIDWGDGNTVYLAIGIAAKSDEHLEILKQLTKVLSADGVEHTLKHAKDEQTILNLLNGDSSTTCEIMDGDLIQLGFPATQWIQIVATAGGLLKNKGAVENSFISNIMDKRPTHLGKGLWLVTSNEGVIQTKCALVTTSEPCTFDSKHVTGLLAIAACDHSHTQLLSALTDLVQSNRQEELMLGDKEKVLSFVSSNETPSNAQEINELDTIKATFKIKNAHGLHARPGAMLVAEAKKFDSAITVSNITSDGNHFVNAKSLMKVIALGVKQGHELEFIASGNDAEQAISAIGQAINSGLGEG
- the fruA gene encoding PTS fructose transporter subunit IIBC; protein product: MNIAIITACPSGVANSIIAAGLMEKAAKELNWQAHIECQSSVVDNQILTNEQIEQSDIVLIVASTDVDETRFIGKQVYRATIQQCIDDPKGLLKTAVSKAEVLEQVHATKTDKLTNDKKNIVAITACPTGVAHTFMAAEALLEEGQRRGHNIKVETRGSVGAKNQLTEQDIEQADIVIVAADIDVPLERFSGKKLYRTQTGPALKKTAEEMDKAFEMATVYQSNNSATESSVEEKKGVYKHLMTGVSHMLPVVVAGGLIIALSFVFGIEAFKEEGTLAAALMTIGGGSAFALMIPVLAGFIAFSIADRPGLAPGLIGGMLASSTGAGFLGGIAAGFIAGYSAKFIADKVSLPQSMEALKPILIIPFVASLFTGLVMIYIVGGPVSSIMGAMTEFLNNMGSANAVLLGVILGAMMCFDLGGPVNKAAYTFGVGLLASQTYAPMAAIMAAGMVPALGMGLATFLAKSKFDAGEREAGKASFVLGLCFISEGAIPFAAKDPMRVIPACMLGGAITGALSMLIGAKLMAPHGGLFVLLIPNAITPVFMYLVAIAVGTAVTGFGYAFIKARDGQKTSVATQ
- the cra gene encoding catabolite repressor/activator, giving the protein MTLDEVAKLAGVSKTTASYVINGKAQKYRISAKTQAKVMDVVNAHNYRPDLAASTLRAGNSRSFGLIIPDLENTSYAKLAKLLEHSSRAAGYQILIGCSDDNPEIEKSVVQALVSRKVDALFVASCIVEASEFYLKLQESGTPVIAIDRPLDDEHFACVISEDFSAAHDLTCSILSDNVTSIGLIGALPELNVSREREMGFVSAAKGRRVAYQLAYGEHFNREDGAKLIREWVINENLPDAIITTSYTLLEGVLDVLLEKPELMHRLKLATFGDNRLLDFLPIRINSLPQQFEIIADSALELGLNASAKRYKSGVELVPRRLVVREKMPD
- the pfkB gene encoding 1-phosphofructokinase; translation: MTNKVVTITLNPALDLTGSLDVLNQGSVSLVNSSNLHAAGKGVNVAKVLSDLGAQVTVTGFLGADNPEMFQYLFGTIGATDRFVQVKGATRINVKLVESNGTVSDINFPGITVNESDIAVFESVLEELSQNHDYFVFAGSLPSGLSPERCAKWIKTLNAKGKKVLFDSSRDALKVGLDASPWLIKPNDEELSQLLNTPVNNEADCQSAAKQLADKDIDNIVISMGAKGVMWLHDNEWYAATPPKMDVVSTVGAGDTLVAGLCWGHMQAMEKSNLLSFATALSALAVTQVGVGVNNINQVENLQNKINIRRLS
- a CDS encoding GGDEF domain-containing protein, which translates into the protein MPIFLWHVIPCGSRYLSRNCVKLLLGFQIFVVMQLRITRTLSQFIFVFIGLSFVPTLYFINELQKIKQDAYQKVEQSERTKLEFAKTELTTLFSQAAITARELATAGALNRTILSPTPENIDTVEEFWLLVARTKKLYATLRYIDEQGNEVIRINKNDNITEIVAKDRLQDQSAYDYFRFAQAQTANQLSLNGIHLKTEKQKLLGKNKPSLQFIFPIEIAGKRRGYFVADLNFDYLYRMLAYNGDLNERPDVFEGSGNLVLSRENNNISANQYVSLSHYLPSLWQSINTSNQGTIHEEDVWYSFTKALLKTENDSLEIILINSADQSEITGLYYASLSDLFLLAGSIYLTTLFITFSFITWNYHHQKNSLESQIARAAMNGMSAMVITDRNNRIIRVNEEFIRVSGFKEDEVVGKQPSIFSSGKHNQEFYIKLWKELELKGLWEGEVVNRRKDGSLITEILRIQTVKDTFGTIQFYVASFVDISHRKELEIRLKELSEKDSLTSLWNRRKFDNTLVNDCAKVKRYHSEVQMCLSVIDIDLFKRINDELGHDEGDRVIQFVANTLQKSFRETDFVSRIGGEEFAIIMPHTNINEAELVLNRIRTSIYLESNYKVSISAGITELCSSPKLSYKRADVALYEAKNNGRNCVELMRISESDSIA